AGAATCATAGGAGCACTTTTACTGATTGGGCTTGCAATTGGGCAATTCAAGAGTTTTCAATTACCAAGGAAGGTAGAAGGAACTAAAATGATGAACTTTCTTTACTTTTTTGTTAAAGGATTTCTACTTAATATTTTAAATCCTGTCAACTTTTTAACCTGGGTGGCAGTATCTGCTGGACTAAAGTCTTATGCTTTTAGCTTCAATGAAGAATTGTTGTTTTTCGGAATTGCCATAGTGACAATATTCATTTCTGAATCACTCATTGCCTACTTTTCAGGAAGGCTCAAAAGGGTTTTAAACGAAACACTCATGCTCCGCGTAAAACAGGTCACCGGCATTATTTTTATTTGCCTAGCTGCAAAATTGCTTTGGGATGCCTTAAGTTAATAACTTACTCTACGCATCACTCTTCTATGCCTTCTTGCTGATTTACGGTCCAAATTATTGGAAACAGCCCAAATAGCTGCCGGAATCCAACCAATAAGTGTGATTTGTAAAACAAGGCAAAGGATACACCTCAGAATTTGTCCTGTAATCAAGAAGTAAAGACTTGGGAAAAAGATGGCTATCAATGTCATAACCAAATATAGAAAATGCCCAGTAAGCTGGTATTGAGATTTTTACAAATGGTCAAATAACTTTAAGATTGGCTGATTATTCCCTTTTCTGCCACGGGATCTTCCCTGCTTCTTGAATATGTGATTGTAAGTTTTTTCGAAGCATGTCATATGTTATATCATGCTCATTGGACATCGGACTTTGCTCCAAAGGGTCCTCTTTCATATTGAAGAATTGAATAGGCTCATAAGGAGTATTCTGTAAAATCTTGTAGTCACCGTACCTAGCTGCATAATAAGCTTGACCTCCATATATTCCTCCCTCTCTTCTCACCCAATAGATGTATCTGTCGTTTCGTTCTACCTCTTGTCCTAGTAAATGAGGCAGCAAACTACTTCCGTCCACTTGGTGATTGATTTGTGCTCCCGCTACCTCACAAAAGGTATTAAATAGATCCATATGCATGGAAACAGCAGCATTCTCTGTTCCAGCTTCAACCTTGTTTTTCCATTGTACAAAAGCTGGTACCTTGATCCCACCCTCATACATATCTTGTTTTCCGCCCCTCAATTCTCCATTACTTTGTTCGTAACGTAATGCCCCACCATTGTCAGAAGTAAATACGATTAAAGTATTCTCATCTAAACCTGTTGACTTAAGAGTTGCTAAAACTTTCCCTATTGCGTCATCCAAATGTTCAATAAACGCAACGTTCTTTGCTCTTTTCTCACTCAATTGCGGCTCCCTAGCCTTTACCCTTGTAAGCCACTCCTCTGGTGGTTGTATAGGAAAATGAGGAGCATTATAGGCTAAATAAAGGTAGAATGGCTCACTTTTCTTACTAGATTTCAAATAGTCTATTGCCCAATTGGTAAACAAATCAGTAGCGTGACCTTTTGGATCTATTTCCTTTCTATTTTCTCGCATCCAGTTTATTCCTCCTCGCCTATGCGTCCAATAGTCATCCATCATATCGCCCAAGAAGCCTTTGAAATAGTCGAATCCACGTTCGGTTGGAGTATTTGGACTTTCCAATCCTAAGTGCCATTTGCCTATGATAGCAGACTTATAACCTTTGGTTCTTAATACTTGAGGAATTAATGTTGCCTTGGGATCAAGAAACCCCCAACTATTGTCTTCGTTTTGTCTAATTACTCCAGGAACACCAACATTATCGGGATAGCGTCCTGTCAAAAGTGAAGCTCTGCTTGGTGAACAGACTGTGCAATTGGCATAAAAGTTAGTTAACGTTAATCCACCTTTTTTAAAATTATCAATATTTGGGGTTTGCATGTCTGTTGCCCCTTGACAAGATAAGTCACCATAACCTAGATCATCGACGAGAATACAAATGATATTTGGAGGTTTTGACGCTACAACATTTGAACTATTGGCTATGAAAAGTACTAAAATGAAAAAGATATATTTTGTCATAAAATCAATTAGTCAACAACCTTAAAAATACTAAAATTAGCTATTCTTGGAAGTCCTGTAGCTTCAGTTACTTTAAACCGGATTGTTGTCGCTGTTATGCTTTCAAATTGCTCAATTCGCTTTTGTCCAATACTTTCACCTCTTGCAATGCTCAACCACTTACCCTTTACCTTAGCATCTATTTCATAAGAACGCACATTTTCGCCAAATTCAATTTCTTCTTGGATAATGACGTGGTTAATATTTTGAGCACTTGGAAGCTTAATCTCGTATAATTGGCCTTGTCCATTGGTACTTGCAATGGGTTTTGAGAATCGCCTTTTTATTTCGTCACCCCATTCTTTAAGCCTTTTCACGTCACCTTCGGGCATTAATCCGTCAGGATTGGGAGTAAGCCCCATAATAAGCGTAGAGTTTCTACCTACAGACTTGTAATACATATTCATAAGGTTTTCCAAAGGAAAAACATGTGCTTCATCTCCTGGCTCCCAGAACCACTCATGTCGTCCATTATATCCCCTCAAGGGAGCATCTGCCATAGCTGGAACCCAATAAGCTCCATCTTTATCTCCTTCCTTTAGCAATTGAAAGTTATTCATTCCTATTTCTTTTGCTGCTGACTCCCCAGCACCTGTAGAGTAATAAGGAAAGGTAGACCAACAAGGATAATCAACCGTTCCGCTTTCCGAACCACCCCAGCGTGCTTCTGCGAGTTGTTTATTGTGATAAAACAAACAGTTGGGCTGATATTGCTGTACAATTGGTAAAACATCCGGAGCACCTGTGAATGGCGAATCCGCACC
This portion of the Spirosomataceae bacterium TFI 002 genome encodes:
- a CDS encoding Threonine/homoserine/homoserine lactone efflux protein translates to MIELIGSALLTGAILSFGFGSVFFALIQSSLDHGYTKGVKMAAGVTVSDILLVFLALVGTSFLPQIPNFEKYFRIIGALLLIGLAIGQFKSFQLPRKVEGTKMMNFLYFFVKGFLLNILNPVNFLTWVAVSAGLKSYAFSFNEELLFFGIAIVTIFISESLIAYFSGRLKRVLNETLMLRVKQVTGIIFICLAAKLLWDALS
- a CDS encoding Arylsulfatase A, coding for MTKYIFFILVLFIANSSNVVASKPPNIICILVDDLGYGDLSCQGATDMQTPNIDNFKKGGLTLTNFYANCTVCSPSRASLLTGRYPDNVGVPGVIRQNEDNSWGFLDPKATLIPQVLRTKGYKSAIIGKWHLGLESPNTPTERGFDYFKGFLGDMMDDYWTHRRGGINWMRENRKEIDPKGHATDLFTNWAIDYLKSSKKSEPFYLYLAYNAPHFPIQPPEEWLTRVKAREPQLSEKRAKNVAFIEHLDDAIGKVLATLKSTGLDENTLIVFTSDNGGALRYEQSNGELRGGKQDMYEGGIKVPAFVQWKNKVEAGTENAAVSMHMDLFNTFCEVAGAQINHQVDGSSLLPHLLGQEVERNDRYIYWVRREGGIYGGQAYYAARYGDYKILQNTPYEPIQFFNMKEDPLEQSPMSNEHDITYDMLRKNLQSHIQEAGKIPWQKRE